The genome window TTCCACGGCTCGGTCATACCACAGCGATGATGACCACGATTCCTTCTTCCGAGCCTCCGTCCCCGAGATTTGGTGGTCTACCCACGCCCACTTTTGCCGGCGGAGTCGCTGGGATTGTTTTCTTTTCCGCCGCCGCCGCATCGTCCCTTGGTCAAGAAGTCCACGCCAAGGACATGTCCCATAAATTCAACCCTAAAGAGGTGGTTCTGTATCAGTACGAGGCTTGCCCTTTCTGCAATAAGGTCAAAGGTAATGTTTTAGATCCGATCCAGTTTCATTTGGTTTCTTGTCTTTTTACGGATTCATTAAATGATCGTGTATATCTTCTCTCTATAGCCTTCTTGGATTTCAACAAGATTCCATACAAGATTGTTGAAGTGAATCCCTTGTTTAAGAAAGAAATTAAATGGTCTGATTACAAGAAGGTGCCCATCCTTACTGTTGATGGTGAACAATTAGTTGATTCGTCAGGTTTGTGCCTAAACCTGTATTCTTCTTTCCAGGACTACACATGCTTTGTTTAGTAGTCTTTTTTATGTCTATGGTGCAGTGATAATCGATAGCTTATTCCAAAGGATGCACCCTGAAATTTCAAAGtctgaagatgatgaagagatgaAATGGCGCAAGTAtgattctctttttctttcttattttggtGACCTATACTGGTTTCTTGTTCTAGGGTATGTGACACTACAGAACCTGCAGCTGATAACGAATCTACGTTTGATAGGTGGGTTGACAATCACCTTGTGCATATTTTGTCACCAAACATATACAGGAGTACTTCAGAGGCTCTGGAGTCCTTTGACTACATCACCACCCATGGTATTGTTGCAGTCttgtttgcttcttctttgtatgctctttttgtatttatatcCTTTTGGATTATAGATATTGGTCAGTATTTTATAACCGGATGAGTTCTTGGGATtcctatttttatataatcataaagCTTGTGTAGGTAGGAGTGTAAATCTTGTTTAAGACCTAATATATTGCCCTGGATAATTATAGGAAATTTCGGTTTCACGGAAAGATTAGTGGCAAAGTATGCAGGAGCAACGGCAATGTACTTTGTATCGAAGAAACTGAAGAAGAAATATAACATAACTGATGAACGTGCAGCTCTTTATGATGCTGCTGAGACATGGGTCGATGCCCTGAATGGGCGTCCATTCCTCGGTATATCCAACTTCACTATCCAAATTCATTGTCCTCACTTTCTTTGATTGGTCCATAATTGTAGCATTTATTTACAGGTGGGTCAAGACCAAACTTAGCCGATCTCGCTGTATTTGGTGTTTTGAGGCCTATAAGGTACCTTAGATCGGGTAAGGATATGGTTGACAACACGCGCATAGGTGAATGGTATTCTCGAATGGAGAACACGGTCGGAGAGCCTTCTGGGATCAAAGAGTAAAGGAgtttgctttgctttgctttgctttatATCTTTAATAAGACTATGAATTACATAATATTTCGCTGATTTCATGGCGTAATAATGTCTTCAGTTTTAGAACTAGAGAAAGAAACCAAAGTAAAAAACTTCTCTTCTGAATGAGGATTTAAAGTACTGTGACATGCATGGTTTTGTCATTCATGCTTTTGCTAAAAAGTCGCTTGTTTGATTCTTTTATTGTAACTATTGAATCAGTTCTACAACATATAGGGGATGATCGATTAGGAtgtttgaggtgattttagctTTAACTACCTACCGCATTTAAACCAATCAtgatttatattgatttttaaagatacatccaaaagaaaacagtttttctttttttgttccatctaattatattaaagaaaatgGACCAAGCCAAACAACATACAAAAAGTTGTAGTCCACAAAGCAACCCGGTCCAACAAATCCATACAAACACAATACGCCCAAAGGCCCCAATGACCCACGGCCCAAATACAAGAAATCCTAAGATCGAAAGGATGCTGCCGCCGCATGCATCTCACATCCGGGATCCTGACCACCCTGCCAGAATTCACCGGAGACCGACCGCTCCACTACCTCTTCACCGCAAATGCCTTGACTCCAGTGTTTCCTTCATAGGAGAGAAACCATCGCTCCTGCGAGATCTCCTTCTTCACTAATCTTTGCTAACACCGAGAACACCGAGAAAAGGAAGTCGCGTGAAAACAACTTCATTCACCGTCGGAGATCTTCAGAATTCTCCCGACTACCAAACCAACACTCACACCCTAGACCCTTGCTCTCTGCGCCTCTCACCCCATCGGAACCAAACCGTTCAAGGCTAAAGCGCAGATCAAACTACCAAACTAAAAAcctaaagaaaaaaagaaaccagaTCCGCCGTCAACCGAAAGGAATGGTGACGCGGTAACTTAAGCCGACCGTCCTCCTTTGTAGAAACAGAAGCGACGGCGGAGACTAGAGCCGACCGGCCACCGAGAGGGCAATGCACCGAAGGAAACAAAAGAGATACAACCAGAATAACTCTCACCAAAACTCAACAAATCCCGGCCGACGACATCTCTGAGAAAGCCCATCGTCGTCGGCCAGAAGCAAAACCCCcgatctactttctctctcctctctaaCTTCTCTCTTGGTTTGATAATCTAATATGACAAAAAACATCCAAAAGAAAACAGTTtacaactttattttttaaaggaaattcggccaaaaaaaatctcaactttGCAAGAATTGCCAAAAAATACATGAATTTCTCGGCTGAccaaaaaacactaaactttcaTTGACTTTACAATTAATGaacaatgttttcgttgacttgccaatttaaCACGCCGTCagttaatttaacaaaaaagttTAACGTCGTTTATTGTTGGCGTTaaagtgaaacgacgtcgttttcaaatgagatgaaacgacgtcgttttacataatttgaaaaataaaaacaattagaCCCCTAGAATCGAACTAAGGTTGGTTGGATCATATGGCAAGGTATTTTACCACTAGGCTAGTGGCATTTTCAATTTAATTACTAACATATTGAATGTTATTTGGTACtgattgaatattaaaaaattctctaaaaacttaaaaatatctttaaaatttcaaaaaattggaaaataaataattttttttataaaattaattttgaaattacaatgaaaaataagattattttttctttaaaaaataaaaatcttctaaaattttcaattattatttttttttccaaaatctagttaaaaattcgattttctttaaaaaaatcgaattttgttgaagattttattttttaaagaaaaaataaaataaaattttattttttctttaaaaaaaaattcccaaaaatttcatttttttaaattttttttttcaaaatcttgcttaaaaaatcgaaatttaaaaaaaaaaaaagttaaatttttgaagattaaatcgaaacttataaaaaaaaattgaaaattttgaaagatttcttaaaaaataaatttatttttcattttaatttcaaaattaatgttataaaaaattctttattttttcaattttttagaattttaaagattttttaaagtttttagagaatttttttatattcaaccACTAccaaataacattaaatatgtTAGTAACATACATTGAAAATGCCACTAGCCCAGTGGTAAAATACCTTACCATATGATTCAACCAACTCGAGTTCTATTCTAGAGGtctacttgtttttatttttcaaatcatg of Raphanus sativus cultivar WK10039 unplaced genomic scaffold, ASM80110v3 Scaffold0534, whole genome shotgun sequence contains these proteins:
- the LOC108819233 gene encoding uncharacterized protein LOC108819233; this encodes MRRVTGLAARTISSSVAVLPRLGHTTAMMTTIPSSEPPSPRFGGLPTPTFAGGVAGIVFFSAAAASSLGQEVHAKDMSHKFNPKEVVLYQYEACPFCNKVKAFLDFNKIPYKIVEVNPLFKKEIKWSDYKKVPILTVDGEQLVDSSVIIDSLFQRMHPEISKSEDDEEMKWRKWVDNHLVHILSPNIYRSTSEALESFDYITTHGNFGFTERLVAKYAGATAMYFVSKKLKKKYNITDERAALYDAAETWVDALNGRPFLGGSRPNLADLAVFGVLRPIRYLRSGKDMVDNTRIGEWYSRMENTVGEPSGIKE